The following proteins come from a genomic window of Chryseobacterium glaciei:
- a CDS encoding putative LPS assembly protein LptD, with amino-acid sequence MVKTVFKNILQISIILIFNSFLAQQTSEKLPKNVVNDTISKKDTIVVKKESLEDILQTKADNIRRDFPKKMIYLNKKAQVKYQDMQIDADYISIDEQKSLMYARGKQDSLGKIIEPVITTQAGKKYETDEFQYNTKTKQAIAFNARTEESEGVIIAKKTKKYNDSVFAMKNALYTTDEYFIKKKDTAADYHMLASNIKLIKTKEKSQIITGPIQLYIERVPTPLIMPFAILPFSDKRSAGILIPSFGERQDVGFFLNGIGYYQPIGEHFDLKVLADIYTKGSWNLRPEMNYLKKYRYSGNFSADVGTMVRGIKGLDDYNKNSTYRIAWRHTQDTKANPFLTFSASVDIVSTKFYNNTLNNNYILNQNVLNTQQNSTVTITKRFLKLPITITGTTSYSQNFATGQADLRLPQMNVAINQFYLFKSKTGVRQGLLENITVNTGINLTNFVRTEEGELFKKEMWDKMETGLKNNIALSTNTTLAKYFTFTLGANVDNALTTKTVNKFYDPIANKDITETNKGITGYSTFSTTASIQTTLYGMMKFKKGAVVEALRHMMTPSIGFTYSPDFGGSGFGYYKNYYNATGALTPYSIFEGGIVGSPSSGLVGALGFNIGNNIEMKVKSKSDSTGVKKIKIFESLNLSGSYNFAANDHPWSIFTINGQSSFFNNKLNVNTSLSLDPYKIIYLPGQDTGGIRTEEFGHFSVQGFNVQLSYPLSSEIFGAKTDYAKKYKSKGEIRNENYYFDDDNYARFDQAWTLNVNANYAYTKTSGNRIPTRMASVGLDGSLKLTPFWNINGSTHYDMVTKELAYTRIGFSRDQRSFTINFNWVPFGQYKVYDFFIGIKANILSDALKYKDRSFTQPNSPF; translated from the coding sequence CTTCCCTAAAAAGATGATTTACCTGAACAAAAAAGCTCAGGTGAAGTATCAGGATATGCAGATTGATGCAGATTATATCTCCATAGATGAACAAAAAAGTCTAATGTATGCCAGAGGTAAACAGGATTCTTTAGGAAAAATCATCGAGCCTGTTATTACAACTCAGGCAGGAAAAAAATATGAAACCGACGAGTTTCAATATAACACCAAAACTAAACAGGCGATCGCTTTTAATGCCCGAACTGAAGAAAGTGAAGGGGTAATTATCGCCAAAAAGACAAAAAAATATAACGATTCTGTCTTTGCGATGAAAAATGCGCTGTATACAACCGATGAGTATTTTATCAAGAAAAAAGATACTGCGGCGGATTATCACATGCTTGCTTCCAATATCAAATTAATTAAAACCAAAGAAAAATCTCAGATTATAACGGGACCGATTCAATTATATATTGAAAGAGTTCCGACACCTTTGATTATGCCGTTTGCGATCTTACCGTTTTCAGATAAGAGATCAGCAGGTATTCTGATCCCGAGTTTTGGGGAAAGGCAAGATGTAGGTTTCTTTTTAAATGGAATAGGGTATTATCAACCGATAGGAGAGCATTTTGACCTTAAAGTTCTTGCCGATATTTATACAAAAGGAAGCTGGAATTTAAGACCTGAAATGAATTATTTGAAAAAATACCGCTACTCAGGAAACTTCTCCGCAGATGTCGGAACGATGGTAAGAGGAATCAAAGGTCTTGATGATTATAATAAAAACAGTACCTATAGAATTGCATGGAGACATACACAGGATACAAAAGCAAATCCTTTTCTAACGTTCTCTGCTTCAGTAGATATCGTAAGTACCAAATTTTATAACAATACGCTGAATAACAACTATATTCTAAACCAGAATGTATTAAATACTCAGCAAAACTCAACCGTAACGATCACGAAAAGGTTCTTGAAATTACCGATTACGATCACAGGAACAACTTCTTATTCTCAGAATTTTGCAACGGGACAGGCAGATTTACGTTTGCCTCAAATGAACGTTGCAATCAATCAGTTTTATTTATTTAAATCTAAAACAGGAGTAAGACAAGGTTTATTAGAAAATATCACGGTAAATACGGGAATCAATTTAACAAACTTTGTAAGAACCGAAGAAGGCGAGCTTTTCAAAAAAGAAATGTGGGATAAAATGGAGACGGGGCTTAAAAATAATATTGCTCTATCAACAAACACAACTCTTGCAAAATATTTTACATTCACATTAGGAGCAAATGTTGATAACGCTTTAACAACAAAAACGGTCAATAAATTCTACGATCCTATCGCGAATAAGGACATTACTGAAACAAATAAAGGAATTACCGGATATTCTACATTCTCAACAACAGCAAGTATTCAGACAACGTTGTATGGAATGATGAAGTTTAAAAAAGGTGCTGTCGTAGAAGCTTTAAGACATATGATGACGCCAAGTATCGGGTTTACTTATTCTCCTGACTTTGGAGGTTCAGGGTTTGGATATTATAAAAACTACTATAACGCAACAGGAGCTTTAACTCCATATTCAATTTTTGAGGGAGGTATCGTTGGAAGTCCATCAAGCGGATTAGTTGGAGCTTTAGGATTCAATATCGGAAACAATATTGAGATGAAAGTGAAATCTAAAAGTGATTCTACTGGAGTAAAAAAGATCAAAATATTTGAATCTTTAAACCTTTCCGGAAGTTATAATTTTGCGGCTAACGATCACCCGTGGTCAATTTTCACTATCAACGGACAATCTTCTTTCTTCAATAATAAATTGAATGTAAATACAAGTTTGTCTTTAGATCCATATAAAATTATCTATCTTCCGGGACAGGATACTGGCGGTATCAGAACAGAAGAATTTGGTCACTTTAGTGTACAAGGATTTAATGTTCAGTTATCTTATCCTTTAAGCAGTGAGATTTTTGGAGCAAAAACAGATTACGCTAAAAAATATAAATCAAAAGGAGAGATAAGAAATGAGAATTATTATTTTGATGATGATAATTATGCTCGTTTCGATCAAGCGTGGACGTTGAATGTAAACGCAAACTATGCATATACAAAAACTTCAGGCAATAGAATTCCTACACGAATGGCATCGGTGGGATTAGACGGTAGTCTTAAATTGACTCCTTTCTGGAACATCAACGGAAGTACTCACTACGACATGGTAACAAAAGAATTGGCGTATACCAGAATTGGTTTCTCGAGAGATCAGCGAAGTTTTACCATTAATTTTAACTGGGTTCCTTTCGGACAGTATAAAGTGTACGATTTCTTTATTGGTATAAAAGCTAATATTTTAAGTGATGCTCTGAAATATAAAGACAGAAGTTTCACGCAGCCAAACTCACCTTTCTAA